The Petrotoga sp. 9PW.55.5.1 genome window below encodes:
- a CDS encoding type IV toxin-antitoxin system AbiEi family antitoxin — protein MDVLTKLAKYPVFTIDDLMKFTGNKKTAYTQLNRLIKRDWVRKVRKNIYSVVNPTTGQIVATRYQIACAITDTAYISHHSAFEYYGLANQIFYEVYVSSETKFNHFEYEHVTYKYVASRMDEGIFEAKNTTGIRITDMERTVVDSIKDFNKIGGFEELLNCLEGIQYLDENKLKRYLDIYNIQGLYQRVGYLLDHYRKEMQLSKEFIKYCKSKIGKSRRYLVSEAKGNSFYNREWELMVPEGLFEITDQGGDIRV, from the coding sequence GTGGATGTGCTGACTAAACTGGCGAAGTATCCGGTTTTTACAATTGATGATCTGATGAAGTTTACAGGTAATAAGAAGACAGCGTATACTCAGCTAAATCGTTTGATCAAAAGAGACTGGGTTAGAAAGGTTAGAAAAAATATCTATTCTGTTGTAAATCCAACAACAGGACAGATTGTAGCAACTCGTTATCAAATTGCTTGCGCCATAACCGACACTGCTTATATCTCACATCACAGTGCTTTTGAATATTATGGGCTGGCGAATCAAATATTCTATGAAGTATATGTTTCATCTGAAACAAAATTCAATCACTTTGAATATGAGCATGTAACTTATAAATATGTAGCATCTAGGATGGATGAGGGTATTTTTGAAGCAAAGAACACCACCGGAATTAGAATAACAGATATGGAACGAACAGTTGTTGACAGCATAAAGGATTTCAATAAAATAGGTGGGTTTGAAGAATTGTTAAACTGCTTGGAGGGAATCCAATACTTAGATGAGAATAAACTGAAGCGATATCTTGATATATATAATATTCAGGGACTATATCAACGGGTAGGTTATCTCCTTGATCATTATCGGAAAGAGATGCAGTTATCAAAGGAGTTCATAAAATATTGCAAAAGTAAAATAGGAAAAAGCAGACGATACCTAGTGAGTGAAGCAAAAGGCAATAGCTTCTATAATCGTGAATGGGAACTGATGGTACCAGAAGGGTTATTTGAAATAACGGATCAAGGTGGCGATATACGTGTCTAA